AGCCGCAATTTATCCCTCAAGGCCCCAAAGTGGATTGGCGCATGTTAGACAGTATTTCCAAAATGAAATCTTGACAatctatttataaacaaaaataaaaaattagagTTAAAAAATGGCTTTAATTATACAAAGCAACGCCTTTAGGGTTAGTACTCaatccaacaaaaagtcgtctaatacaaaaaacttcatataaaaaacaagagagaacgctgtagtcgggttggtgtcccggcTATCTAAAACCCGTCACCCAGccaaaggaagtgcgagggaggtagatatataaaattttgattgcgcataactttttaatgaatggtctgatttgaaaaatgtcttctacatttcgataggtataaatatacacaacaaaattgcatttatacttttcgaaaatctttaaaggtgtgggcgccagacacattttaaaatcgttagtgggtgtTAGAGGTGGCGTGGCCctcgtctgaaataaacttgcgctgcgtaggaagccaaagaatatgtgtgggaaatctcaaccttctagcttttgtagtttccgagatctcagcgttcatacagacagacagacggacaaggctatatcgactcggctagtgaccctgatcaagaatatatatactttatagggtcggaaacgcttccttctccctatTTCATACTTtagcacgaatacaatataaatacaatataaaaaCGTCAAGAaattcatatgaagttttttaaataaaatataaaaacgtcaagaaattgtatttcatttgaagtttttgttttggacgactttttatacccttgtagagggtattataatttcagtcagatgtttgcaacgcagtgaaggagaagtttccgaccacataaagtatatatattcttgatcagcatcactagacgagtcgatctagccatgtccgtctgtccgtctgtccgtttctatgcgaactagtctctcagttttaaagatatcgcgatgaaactttcccgaaagtcttctttctattgcaggtagtacatatgtcagagcgagccgaatcggaccactatatcttaaggctcccataggaatattcaaagatatataagaaaattcattgttactttgtaggaagtaggcgttttaattcttgactctttaaaaacaaaattcaaaaatagaaacgctgaatctggaatccctggaactgcaccgagtgagcattactttatctgcaagggtatataagcttcggctggcagaaggtagcttcctttcttgtttaattttaattttaattttggttttatttcttcctaacgctttttgttgggttgaatACTAGCCCTTACATGTTAACAGCTTTGCCTCTGAAAATGTCTATACTTTACCCCTTAAACACTATAATGCTTCTTTAAGATCCAGCTCTGCTAATAAAGCTATAATTGTTGTATCGTCTTCGTTTTCCAGTCCACCAAAACTACCCTTGGCCTCACTAATGCCGGATCACTTTCAACACAGTGAACTAACTCTTGGACACACTGATTTCAAATagaactaatttatttaacgtTTAGAATTATTGACGTATAAATCAAAGCAGTCTACACGAGAAATGACAAGTTTGCTTCAATTAAAGTTGGTAGGAGCTCGGAGGTctttaacaacaaaaaatttaagtattGGCTAAGGTTTTCCAATATTTACACATTTACAAATTAAGATGGCGCTACTTTATTAGTTAGTGTTTATTACTATAAGATGCAGTGCCATCTGTTGGAACCAAAAACAACGTAACTCCTTGAGACAAGAAACATTAAATGTGGTAGTGTTTTCCATATAATTTTCTTTCGGATAAACATTTAGTTCATAAAAATAAGCAGGTTTGTGAACAGTATTGAATTCCAGTTGGGGTCttacaaaaatctttttgtAACAGCCCGGAATTTAATACTGTTTCGgataaaaatttaatctttttgGGATGACATAAATCTTTTCAGACTtaaagtacaaatttttaattcacattcggataaaaaagtattaatacAATCATTTTAGGATAACATAAATTTCTCGGGCTTAGAgtaatcacaaaaatattaaattaagcgTTTTTTGATTTCAGAATAAACTGACATTTTcccgaatacaatatacccttttaatctaagagtaacgggtataaaaacttaatttcaGAACGCCAGAAAGTTTTCTGTGTAATTCTTATAGGCGTTCCATCGAATTTAACAATTCTGAAGAACCAAAGACGCCTGTTGGATAAtttaatcaatcaaatcaatcaaaagtcAAGACCCATggagtaaatttaatttgagctACCTCGAGTCACTCAATCCACAGGATTTGCTCTTACGGAATATTAAGTAGCAGAGGGAGAGCAGCGCAATCATATAAAAAGGATGCGCCATCGCTGCTTTTCACCAGTCTGTCGACGGCACGGTCGAGAATGAGAGTCAAGAGCTTCACGCACTTATTAACCCTGGTAATTCCACTCTGGGCTTTGGCCTTTTGCCTCCTCGTGGTGGTGCCGGTTCCAGCCCAGACAACTAATCTGGATATCGCAAAACAGGAGCAGCAATTACAGGAATTGGAATCAAAAATGGGAGCGGAAGCGGATCAGTCCAGCGCAAATTTAGCTGGATCATTTTCCCGTTTCGGGGACAGGCGAAACCAAAAAACGTTTAATTTCGGACGAAGagttcctattatttctcgaCCAATAATACCAATCGAGTTGGACGTCCTGATGGAAAATAATGACGATCGGACAAAATCAAAGCGTTTTGACGATTACGGCCACATGAGGTTTGGCAAACGAGGAGGtgatgatcaatttgatgaCTATGGCCACATGCGTTTCGGTCGGTAAACACAGGCCAACAACTCGGCAGAgattagttattatttaaatcatatATACCTATGTATATGTACAAATGCATCTTAAACACATGCTTCATTAGATagtatatacaaaataataaatgtacgCATTCCAAAAATGGACATATCGTGATTCTTGTTACTCGTAGAATGTTATTGTGGACGACAGTCCCTGTAAGTtggtgtcacagaaaaccattccaaccaAATTTTCCTTGAATACAAAGGGCATAGGGgaacaagcctgggaaaactgccccaggcgatattgcaaaattttagatgaggattggtagataggaacctaatggataagaattccaattttcaaatattttgatccgctggtttacgagtaatctgccggaactaaagaacatatcacttgatgtatcttcccttcggtggttcttgagaaaacttttttgatgccaataatttttgtgttaaccttcaagaatgtcagccaatctttggatttttaccattcttataagataacaaaaatcgcgattcaaattttcaaaaaattgattcaagactttccaagtctgacaacaccgccaattttttacagtttgtgtgtcctataaccatctacttcatataaaatattcataatttttcgagtggtgcaacagtgttaaacaaacaaaaaactgaagaatttatttctggaagggtaggaatagagtcaataaaatatatttggcttgtaaatagttagttctaagaccagaattattatcaaagagtaaagtttttaatattatgggtgaaaagtggtccgaattataaaatttttggcatgtatttgcttgtaattgatttaatagggaCCCTGTCCCAGTCTAGTCCCCAAAGCTTCGAATTTCATATCCTTCCTGGACAGAGATTTCATAAGAAATCCTTTGAGCATGGATGTCCcacaaatactttatttatgtgattctaaagaattcgcggccCAAAGAGGATTATTTAATATGCAAGATTTCGGCACCGTTGTTATTGCGCGAAATtgttaacaatttgttatcaTGCTCCGGATATTAAAGCTTTCAAATTACTATCTTGCTTTTTAGAATAACGATGGTACCGAAAGGATCGCAAATTAAGTAATCCTCTttggaccgcgaattctttagaatcacataaataaagtatttgtgGGACATCCATGCTCAAATGATTTCTTATGAAATCTCTGTCCAGGGAGGATATGAAATTCGAAGCTTTGGGGACTAGACTGGGACTGGGtccctattaaatcaattacaagcaaatacatgccaaaaattttataattcggaccacttttcacccataatattaaaaactttactctttgataataattctggtcttagaactaactatttacaagccaaatatattttattgactctATTCCTCCCcttccagaaataaattcttcagttttttgtttgtttaacactgttgcaccactcgaaaaattatgaatattttatatgaagtagatggttataggacacacaaactgtaaaaaattggcggtgttgtcagacttggaaagtcttgaaccaattttttgaaaatttgaatcgcgatttttgttagcttataagaatggtaaaaatccaaagattggctgacattcttgaaggttaacacaaaaattattggcatcaaaaaagttttctcaggaaccaccgaagggaagatacatcaagtgatatgttctttagttgcggcagattactcgtaaaccagcggatcaaaatatttgaaaattggaattcttatccattaggttcctatctaccaatcctcatctaaaattttgcaatatcgcctggggcagttttcccaggcttgttcCCCTATGCCCTTTCTGTGTCACagacgcacagtggcgccttttgacttttttttggtaataaatcataacttttgaaccagtgaagataattgaattttgtaaacggcaaatgatagataattgatccacctttcaaattattgcttgagacagggagtgggcgtggcagaggcgtacttacaaatcggcaaagtcagaatttaaaaacaaacccatttttttccgacaaaaaaaaactttttttaaaaagtttttgttttttttagtttcttttttcatgttgtaatttttaaaacttattaaaaaaaaataaataaaaaattggaatttttaaaaaaaattgttttttttttttaaaattacgttttgtttagtttatttttttatgttttaatttttaaaaactaaaaaaagaaaaaaaaaataaataaaagtttttttaaaaactttttttttatatttcatgttttttgaaataatggtcacaatttagtaaacttggtaaatccaatagacctaacatttctggactataattactagattctaactctgtgacaaggttgtgattccatgaccttaaaatacagtttggactcgcacatactaaattcaatgcttaggcagcgtaagttgttttgagctggcaaaagtggctattttcgtttctgaataacttttaaacatgattttttacagtaacatgatgtataccaaaatttaaggactctcaagggctatacagtttgaagttttaaaggaaatcgttgaaaccgtttttgagaaaactaaaaaaggctaaaaaaaaagtttacaaaaaatttgttttgtgcatatctttttaaatattacatttacacaaattacatacaggaggcgcttaaagcattttaaaatacctttcaaacgagatacagcacaagtctgtagcttcagtagtttagaagttacggccttccgtattttagctatttatagctgtttttccgctaaactagcgggtttttccaaaagtggtagagctaaagttttttatatcgagctgttgcacatcatatcaaattttcaggactttaacacaatgttttggacaaatctttcacaaggttgcgccatatgcaatttctgggaccatgacttttttaccttttttggctcttaaaaccgcggacgcaggcggacgcagctacaactttcgtaatatcaagaagaaagtccaaataacgttttacggaagtataaaaaaaatagtattaaatagtttttttttattttccatcaaagttgaaaaatatggaaaaaatggacgtttcgcaaataactcataactaagagatgcgcatggcaaactgcaatatgttttactttttttactcttaactaacacaccaatccgtggaaaaaagaagcaaagcgattcgatacctagtttttaagaaaaaccccccggaagtgcgaaaaattacctaaaaactgtgtgttttttttaagtgaaaaattgttcaactttgaaaattcatatcttttacaaaaattttttgatttgaaaaagggttacatatttgtaatagtggatcaattacctgtcgattggtatgggtcacaactttctaggacaaagtcgaaaaagtgatttattgcacgttttttggcccaaggcgccactgtgagACGTCTGTTTTTCTAAATCGTCGGCAAATCGTCCAACCTGACAGTGCACTGTACCACTGCAGTGGTACCAATtagatcaaattatttataacaggagagaacgctatagtcgggtgggtgtcccgactatctgatacccgtcactcagctagcagtgcgagggagatggagatataaaactttgattgcgaatggtccgatttgaaaaatgtcatttacatttcgataggtaggGGCAATTAGGtatggggcaatttcgtcactggggcaattatgtcacctgcaatatctcggaatccataagtcgtaaaaatatataatttttttgttttagtccttcaagacggcatgacacaaccaatgcattttttttgcacagaaggtcaagataattaagctataataaaaaatgtgttttaatagaCCAAAAGCTACAATTaattctcgacgaaattttttctgtatgccacaattgaaaagggataagatacagttttttatacccgttactcgtagagtaaaagggtatactagattcgtgcaaaagtatgtaacagctagaaggaagcgtttccgaccccataaagtatatatattcttgatcagggtcactagccgagtcgatctagccatgtccgtctgtccgtctgtccgtctgtatgaacgctgagatctcagaaactacaaaagctagaaggttgagatttcccacacatattctttggcttcctacgcagcgcaagtttattttagccgagcgccacgccccctctaacgcccacaatcgcccactaacgattttaaaatgggtcctgcgcccacatccttaaagatttctgagaagtgtaaatgcaattttgttgtgtatatttatacctatcgaaatgtagaagacatttttcaaatcggaccattcattaaaaagttatacgctttataaattgtcagcatatatctatctccctcgcactccctttagctgagttacgattattagtcgggacaccaacccgacacagcgtttgcactccctttagctgagtgacgggtattagatagtcgggacaccaacccgactatagcgttctctcttgttttatataatacacagtgctataatgtgcatttctgtgtTAGTGacttttaacttcgcgcctaatttcggcagaaaaataattatttctaaaaaaggactgtctggggaaatttcgtcaccctacgctaagggtaaattccaagataattaagctataatattaaatgtgttttaacagttcaaaagctacagttctcgacgaaattttttctgtatgccacaattcaaaaggaataagatacacgattttttatataatacacagtgctataatgtgcatttctgcgtcagtgatttttaacttcgcgcctaatttcggaagaaaaataattatttctaagggtaaattccaagataattaagctataatattaaatgtgttttaacagttcaaaagctacagttctcgacgaaattttttctgtatgccacaattcaaaaggaataagatacacgattttttatataatacacagtgctataatgtgcatttctgcgtcagtgatttttaacttcgcgcctaatttcggaagaaaaataattatttctaaaaaaggactgtctggggaaatttcgccaccctacgctaagggtaaattcgcacctattttaaatacatatttttatatttgacgagctggctaacgaacagactaccagccgCAGCAACAACTATagaacgtcaacaaaaatggtacgcttgatcagtgtagcatatttacaggcgttaaactccctacatttttaaggtgacgaaattgccccggtggtgtggcgagatttccccagtatattggttttaaattttatttttttataaatcaccaaggtaataaAAACATAGGgcaatgtcacattttaaagcttggtgctaaccgcattcaacaataaaaatagaaatatgataacgtgtctcaagatggacaaaaaatagctttgaaaaaatgctgacgaaattcccccactctcccctactcgGTCTGATAACTTTATACTCgattaattctttaatttttgcacGTACTAACTCCCTTTCGCTTGGACTAAAtctgtacacacaaaaaaaaaacttggtaaaatcaactgtaataattgtcaaacaggccacaaccagcaaaattgtcaattcaactaagtaaatagtcatttcacaacaacaaaatacacacaattagctaagacacaaacccaaagcaaaaacaaaatacacgtaactattttaatagttacgtaactatctttgttggtcaattttaccaagcaattttttttgtgtgcaggaATAAATTGGCAACAGTTCCGGCAATTGTTTGAGCAGCGATACGAGACATCACAAACGCCAGTCGCCGTAGTTTTGAATCTTCTTAGTAGTCGCCCAAGCAATTTAGcaatgtatgtaaaacttcCTATTTAAATTCGCGTGCGAACTGACTTTGAGGTTAATTGTAGGGGGACAGAACTAAGATTGGGGTAAAGAGAAAGGGAATACCTAAAAAAAAGGGTGCTGCCTAGATGGAATGGCAGCAgctgatgtgtgtgtgtcggtgtcAGCAGCGAAGATGTTGTTTGCCGCTGACATTGCCCACCCTACCATGATCACCACAGCCGCATAACCTGACACAGGTTGGTGATCCCTTCGACACACGCCTAACTcctaatcatcatcatcgctgCAAGCTTCCATTAGAACAAATTTAGCAATTCATGTTTATAATAGGTGATCATTAAAGTTACAAAGTTAAGTATCATATAAAGTTTATGCTAAGCTCATATTGAATgagtatatttaaatcaaagcaagaaaatttaaaaattaattaaaaattgatttcaaaaGTATTGAATGTAATTGAATTCACTGAGCAAGTATTTTAGTCATGGAGGAATTTGTTTCATAATATCAAAATCATTGAAATATTATAGTGGACAGTCAATCAAAATGTGTAGCATTACGACCGGAGCCGATCAATTACCCAAAATATCCAACGTTGAAAGCGCTTTCAATATGTTGCATTAttggctgtaattttgtttataaattttaaaaccgcatttaaattgtacaatttaaattgtaaactGTGTGTAAAGATTAATTAGGGAAAACACTTCCAGGGACTTAAACACTTGCTCTCATGACGAGATTTGCTTACTGCATAAGGAATTCTTCGATTACACTAGGATTTAAGGTAATTTACGTTAACtgcttattaaatatttaaattttaattaatttagcgaTACAGAAATTAAGTTTAAGAAAAGGAATTTAGTTGATAAGAATTTAActgatttgaatttaaattgtgttggtAAAACTGGACTGGATCACAAAATGGGTGTTGCAGGCTTGGGCCTGCCCACTTGCGCACTTTCAGCAGAGGGCTGCACTATGAATGTATGTGAGACACAGGGTGCACTATGTTGTTGGCACTGATGTGCATGAATTTGTACAGAATTGTTTGGACCAGAATTCACAAGAATTTTCAGGGTGGACGCTAGGTGGCAACGCTGGTTGAAATTTTCACAGTTTTTTGTTCACTttcttgatttgatttttgtttgatgTTTTATGATGAATGTggaaaactgatgaaaatccTGACGATCACGTTGGTGGCGTTGGTGGTATACagttttcccaaaaaaacGGGAGCCAATAGATggagtaaactcgacttcaaTTTTCCCCGATGCAGACGAAAATCTGGGCAGGCCGTAAGCCACgtgaaggagtaaactcgacttcaaTTTTCCACGATGCAGACGAAAATCTGTGCAGAAATTTTCCTGGGCCGTAAGCCACgtgaaggagtaaactcgacttccAAGAATTTTCCTATAAAACGCATTACTTTATAAGTGGGGTTTTTCCACGAAATAATAGTTAAACTTACTTCCTTTAATCAACAGGAACCCactggtaaaagaaaaccttATAAAAGGCTGAGGATGTCTGATATGCTCAGGAGAGAACGATCTTCACACGGCCAAGGTCCAAAACGGAAAGACCGAATAATCGAAATGCATCAGGCAGCCAGGCTTGTTTATCGAAAAAGAGTGGGACCTGAGGTTCTCAAAAATCTTTATCGAACACGTATTATCAGTGTTGTAAAGTcagaaattatttgaatttgtcTCTGCCATTTTAATTCCAGGCGGCAACTTTAAAGACTGGCGGGAGTTTTAAATTGAAGTGggacatttaaaaattgaaaatgttaacgacaagcgCCCTACAGCAACGGTAAAAGTTTTCCTGTTTTTGCGAGTCGCAGCGTGACGTCATTGTGCACAAAAATGCGTAATTTGAATTCTGAACAAATGATACACACAACGCCTGTAAACAACAGACGTGAACTGAAAGCTGAGCTGCAAGTATTTTCAGCGCTGAAGGAGCGCCCTGTTACATCAAACTGGGAACCGCACACCAAGCGTGCTAAAACTGTGGAGCTCAAATGTTATCAGTGCACTATGGGGTAAAAGTCCGTGCTTTTGGcataaacgcaaaaaaaaagttactaatttaaaaaacaaatattttgttctAATACTAAAATGGTTAAACttattagaacaattttttttttaaatttaacgcgCCACCGATAATTTTTTGTAGCCGatcaaacacacaaaaaaatttgcttggtaaaattgaccaaaaaagatagttacgtaactattaaaataaatgctaattgtgtgtattttcttgttgtgaaatgactatttacttagtagaattgacaattttcctGGTTGGgggtttgacaattattacagttgattttaccaagttttttttttgtgtgtacagaTTTAGTCCAAGCGAAAGGGAGTTAGTACgtgcaaaaattaaagaattaatcGAGTATAAAGTTATCAGACcgagtaggggagagtgggggaatttcgtcagcattttttcaaagctattttttgtccatcttgagacacgttatcatatttctatttttattgttgaatgcggttagcaccaagctttaaaatgtgacattgcCCTATGTTTttattaccttggtgatttataaaaaaataaaatttaaaaccaatatactggggaaatctcgccacaccaccggggcaatttcgtcaccttaaaaatgtagggagtttaacgcctgtaaatatgctacactgatcaagcgtaccatttttgttgacgttctATAGTTGTTGCTGcggctggtagtctgttcgttagccagctcgtcaaatataaaaatatgtatttaaaataggtgcgaatttacccttagcgtagggtggcgaaatttccccagacagtccttttttagaaataattatttttcttccgaaattaggcgcgaagttaaaaatcactgacgcagaaatgcacattatagcactgtgtattatataaaaaatcgtgtatcttattccttttgaattgtggcatacagaaaaaatttcgtcgagaactgtagcttttgaactgttaaaacacatttaatattatagcttaattatcttggaatttacccttagaaataattatttttcttccgaaattaggcgcgaagttaaaaatcactgacgcagaaatgcacattatagcactgtgtattatataaaaaatcgtgtatcttattccttttgaattgtggcatacagaaaaaatttcgtcgagaactgtagcttttgaactgttaaaacacatttaatattatagcttaattatcttggaatttacccttagcgtagggtgacgaaatttccccagacagtccttttttagaaataattatttttcttccgaaattaggcgcgaagttaaaaatccctgacgcagaaatgcacattatagcactgtgtattatataaaaaatcgtgtatcttattccttttgaattgtggcatacagaaaaaatttcgtcgagaactaaatgtagcttttgaactgttaaagcacatttaatattatagcttaattatcttggccttctgtgcaaaacaaatgcattggttgtgtctggccgtcttgaaggactaaaacaaaaaaattatatatttttacgacatatggattccgagatattgcaggtgacgaaattgcccctgtgacgaaattcccccactctcccctagtTTATTATTTGCTTGCCCTGCGTTATAAGTAAAGAAGAAAAACGGTTCAGCAAGACTTTGTGTTGATTATAGGGAAATTATAGAAATACAGTAGCTGATAGGTTTCCATTACCGTTGATAGCAGATCAACCAGCTAGACTTAGGGGAGCTAAATATTTGACTTCTCTTGACATGGCTAGCGGGTATTACCAGATTTCAATGCACCCTCAATCAATTGAGTATATTGCTTTTGTTACTCCAGATGGGCAGTACGAATTTCTATCGATGCCATTTGGATTAAAAACGCACCCTCAGTGTTTCAAAGAGCTGTGTTGAAAGCACTTGGCAGTCTAGCTCATTCCTTTGTAAATGTTTATATGGACGATATATTATTTGTTTCAGAAGCAAAGGAAGAAGCGTTTGAGCGGTTGTAACTTTTATTAGACGTT
This portion of the Drosophila takahashii strain IR98-3 E-12201 chromosome 3R, DtakHiC1v2, whole genome shotgun sequence genome encodes:
- the Dsk gene encoding drosulfakinins produces the protein MRVKSFTHLLTLVIPLWALAFCLLVVVPVPAQTTNLDIAKQEQQLQELESKMGAEADQSSANLAGSFSRFGDRRNQKTFNFGRRVPIISRPIIPIELDVLMENNDDRTKSKRFDDYGHMRFGKRGGDDQFDDYGHMRFGR